In Bernardetia litoralis DSM 6794, the genomic window CAAAATCTGCTTTGGATTACTTAGTTTCTAAAGGAATTCCTGCTACTCGTTTGGAGTCTGAAGGATATGGTGAAGCACAACCTACTGTTCCTAATGAAGTAGATGGAAGAGCTAATCAAGCAAACATGGCAATCAACCGTCGTGTAGAATTCAAACTTGTTAGATAATAACATGTTGAAGTTTTAATATAAATTCTGAAATTAAATCTAAATCAAAAGTAGGTTATATTTCAACTAAAAAGACCAATTATCTATTTTGATAATTGGTCTTTTTGTTTGTTGATTGTCAATGGGTTATGTTTTTTTAATTTTGATTATTTTGTTATTTTTGTAACTAATAATACCATTTATACGTTGATACCTAGTTAGTAATCATATAAAGATAACATATACAAGTTCTCATTTTAAATTAGTAAAATAATGTGAAAGGATTTTATAATTATTTATACTATATTTTACTTCTGAAAAACAGATGCGTTAGTTACCATTTAGATTAATTATTTTTTGATATGTACATAAATTTACCAAAGGTCAATAAGAATATTTTTTTATTAGTTACAACTATTGTTTGTTTACTATTTTTTCTATTGCCTATTAGTAGTATTGCTCAATACCTTCCTGATAATTTTGAAGATATAAAACCTTTGGAAAATAAATTAATGGTAAAGATAAAATCAAATACTGTTAATAAATTAGAGCAAGCAAGTGCTTCTTTTAAGGCAAAAAAAGTAGAAAGACGATTTAATTTACCTTCAGTAGATACTAAACAACTTTCTACCAAAAAAATAAGTGCCACAACTGTTCGGCTTCAAGATTGGTATGAGATAGAAATTTCTGCTTCTAGTACAGTTCAAGAAGCAATTCATTATTATCAAAGTCAAGATTTTGTTGAATATGCAGAACCTATTTATCCTAATTATATTTTAGCTCCCCCTTATATTCCTAATGACACTTCTATATCATTACAATGGCAATTATATGTAGGTCAGTTATATGCAGCGTGGGGACTACATAAGGGAGATACAAATACAGTTATTGGAATTGTTGATACAGGAGTTAATTATAATCATACACAATTAAAAAACCAGATTCAAGTCAATTATGCTGAAAAGTATGGACAAATAGGTGTTGATGATGATAATAATGGGTTTATAGATGATAGTTTAGGTTATAGTTTTGGATATATGAATCCAAATGTAGCAGATTATCAAGGACATGGAACTGGGGTAGCTGGAATGGCTGCTGCGACTACTGATGACGGGTTAGGTATAGCTGGAACAAGTTTTAATTGTCGAATTTTACCAGTAGGAGTTATTTCTTCAAGTTATCAGATTATCAATATGTATGATGGAATTCTTTATGCAGCAGAAAATGGTTGTAAAGTAATTAATGTTTCTATTGGTCGTCCTAATTTAGGTTTTCAGTGGGAACAAGATGTAATCGACTATGTAACACTTGTAAAAGATGTTTTGGTAGTAGCTGCTGCAGGAAATACACCACAAGAATTGGATTTTTATCCAGCATCTTATAAACATGTATTATCTGTTGCCAACTCTGATGGAGCAGATAACCGATATTCAACTGCTACATTTAGTAACTATATAGACGTAATGGCTCCTGGAGCTAGAGTACTAACAGCAAATGCAAATGGCTCTCAAACGTATGCTTGGGGATCATCTTATTCCTCTCCTTTTGTAGCAGGCATTGCTGGGTTAGTGCGTTCGGCTTTCCCTAATTTGTCAGCAGACCAAGCAGGAGAGCTTATTCGGATAACAGCAGATGATAAATATAGTCAGTCTGCAAATGCACCTTTCTTTGAAAAACTAGGCACAGGAAGAGTAAATGCTTTTAGAGCATTGAGTGAGGAAAGTAGTGCCAAAGCAATCCGAATGGATAATTTTTCTTATTTTGGTAGAAATGGACAAGCTGCATTTTCAGGAGATACTATAACGTTAGAGGCTGATTTTATTAATTATCTAAATCCAATTACTCAAAATGGAAAAATTATTATTTCTTCATCATCACCAAATATAAGAGTTTTGGATAGTGTATTTGATATAGGTGAAATGACAACTCTGCAACAGAAAAATAATGCTAGTAGTCCATTTCGTTTTATAGTTAATCAAGATGCACCTTTAGATTTAGATGTGAAATTTCGCCTAGGATTTTCTGATACGGATTATTCAGATTATCAATATTTCAGTATTCCTATTAATGCACCTTATTTAGCTATTCCTTTTAATACCATAAATTTTACACTTACAGGAAATGGAAGAGCAGCATATTATGATATTTATAATCGATTAGGAGGTGGAGTAAAATCAAATAATTCACAAACTTTACAAGAAGGAGGATTAATTATAGGAAAATCGGCTACAAATGTTTCGGATAATGTTCTTACAAATATGAGTGGAATTGTCAAAGATGATGATTTAAAGATGATTGATATTCCTAGAATAACAGAAAAAACACCTTTTTTTACAAAAGCAACATCAGAATTTGCTGACACACTTGGAGCTATTATTCCTCCTGTGGGTGTACACGTAAGACATACCGTAAAAGGACGAACAAATACACCACATCATCAATATATCATTTTAGAATATGAATTTACGAATATAAGTGGAGCTGTAATGGATTCTATGAATGTAGGTTTGTATTATGATTGGAACTTGGGAGATTATACACGTAATTTTGCAGATTGGGATAATGCACGTGAATTTGGGTATGTATTTGGAGCTGGAACAAGTGGATATGCAGGCATAAAAGCAATTAGTGATAATAAAACCTATTTTGCGCTAGACTTTCAAAATGTAGGAGGAGATAATATTAATGTAAATGATGGTTTTACTTCTGCTGAAAAATACCAAAGTGTTTCGACAGGTATTTCTCGCAAACGTGCAGGTTTCAACATTGGAGGAGGAGATGTCGCTCATACTGTTGGAACAGTTTTGCATAATTTTGGAATAAATGAAACACGAAAAGTTACTTTTGTAGTAATGATTGCTCCTACATTGGCAGCACTTAGAGATGCTCATGATGCTGCTGTATTAGCAACTGACCCATTGTCTTCCATTTCGCCAACTCCAGTAGTTAATAATACACTTTGTGAGAATACATCTTATACAATTACTCCACAAGGAGGAACAAATTTTAGACTTTATGACATCGCAAATACGCAAATTCCTATTCAATCAGGTACTTCTTTTACATTAACTCCTGCTGATTTGGGAAGAGTTTTTTATGTTACAAATACAGACTCTGTTTTGGAAGGAGATTATACTACACTTCGTTTTAGCACACGTACTGCAATAGCTGATTTTATTTCTCCTGCTCAACTTAATTTAGACGAATTTAATAGTATTCGTTTGCAAGATGCTAGTCAGAATGCAGTTTCTTGGTTATGGAATTTTGGAAATGGACAAACCTCTACTTCACAAAATCCTTTCATTACTTACTCTAGTCAAGGTTCTTACACAGTTAGTCTTACAATTACAGACATAGCTGGTTGTACAAGTACAATATCGAAGGTAATTCAAGCAGTCCGAAAATCTCCTAAACCTATTATTTCAACTGTTTCTAAACAATCTTGTGATGATGTACCTATTGAAATACGTCCATTAGCTAATGGTACAAATTTCAAATTTTATAATACTCAAAACCAACTTTTAGCAACAGGACGAAGTTATGTGGTAGCTGCAAAATCTCTTGATAGTTTGTATGTTAGTAATATTGATTCTTTGTTGGAAAGTGATAAAGTATTAGTGAAAATTCAATGGGTACAATTAGAAGCTAGTTTTGTAGCAAGCCCTAGATATGATACATTGCTTTATGATAATGTGTTATTTCATAATACCTCTTCAAGTGATTTCTTTTTCCAAAGTACGACTTGGGACTTTGGTGATGGGTCTCCTACTCAAACAGGAGTTACTAAAAGACATACTTATTCAACACAAGGAAGATATAAAGTGAAAATGACTGTTACAAATGACTTTGATTGTTCTAAAACAATAGAAAAATGGTTTTATGTAGGAAAGGTATCTCCTCGTCCTTCTATCGCTTCTTCTATCAAAGTTTGTAAAGGAGAAAGTGTTACAATTCGACCTGATGGAGGGACATTATTTAATTTTTATTCTAAGTTAGATTCTTTACCTATTGCACAAGGGCGTGAAATATCATTTAATTCAAATTCTAATATTCCTTCTATTTTATATATTAAAGGTGCAGATTCTTTGATTGAAAGTGACCCTGTAAGTACACGCCTTGAAATAGTACGAGTTATACCTAATTTTGATTTTCCTAGAGAACTTTATTTAGATGAACAAACAACAGTTAGGTTTACAGATAATACTTCTGGTGCTACTTCTTGGCTATGGAATTTTGGTGATGGAACAACCTCAACAGAGCGAACTCCTTCACATACTTATAATGCACAAGGAGATTATATAGTTACTTTAACTGTCAGAACACCAGCAGGATGTCAAGGAACAGCTTCTAAAAGTTTGGTGGTATTTAGACATTCGCCAAGACCTATTGTAAATGATTTATTTGTATGTAGATATGATTCAACTACCATTGTTCCACAAGGAGGAACGTTGTACAATTTTTATAATTCAGCTACTAATGACCAACCTATTCATACAGGAAGGGTTTATAATTTAGGTTTTATTAGCCAGCCAAAAGATATTTGGGTTACAAATCTAGATTCAACTTTAGAAAGTCCTGCTGTAAAAGTTCATATAGATTTTAGCCGTCCTTCTTCTGACTTTGAAATGAGTGCAATTAATGACACTCTTAATATTTTCAAACAAGATACTTTATTTTTGGAAGATAGAAGTAATGGGGCTGTTTGGTGGTATTGGAATTTTGGAAATGAAGAAATTGCCACAACACAAACTGCACAAACTATTTATAAGCAAGAAGGAGAGTATCAAGTTATTTTAATTACAAGAGATTCTTTGGGTTGTATAGATTCTTTAAGTCGTAATTTAGTTGTGATTGATACGCCTGTTATTACTGGAGGAGATTCAAATACAGATTATCAAATATTAGTTTATCCTAACCCTGCCTCTGACTATCTCAATACTTATATAGAATTAGAAACAAGTGATGAGATAAGTATTAAAATTTATAACAGTTTAGGGCAAGAATTGATGACAACTTCAAAAGAACAAATTACAAAAAAACGTTTTGTTTTTGATGTCCGAAAATTCTCAAAAGGTCTTTATTATGTTCAAGTAATTATGTCAGATAAAGTAATCAGTAAAAAAGTAATATTAGAATAATTTTTTGTAGTGAGTACAAAGCATAAAAAAACTCATTCCT contains:
- a CDS encoding PKD domain-containing protein → MYINLPKVNKNIFLLVTTIVCLLFFLLPISSIAQYLPDNFEDIKPLENKLMVKIKSNTVNKLEQASASFKAKKVERRFNLPSVDTKQLSTKKISATTVRLQDWYEIEISASSTVQEAIHYYQSQDFVEYAEPIYPNYILAPPYIPNDTSISLQWQLYVGQLYAAWGLHKGDTNTVIGIVDTGVNYNHTQLKNQIQVNYAEKYGQIGVDDDNNGFIDDSLGYSFGYMNPNVADYQGHGTGVAGMAAATTDDGLGIAGTSFNCRILPVGVISSSYQIINMYDGILYAAENGCKVINVSIGRPNLGFQWEQDVIDYVTLVKDVLVVAAAGNTPQELDFYPASYKHVLSVANSDGADNRYSTATFSNYIDVMAPGARVLTANANGSQTYAWGSSYSSPFVAGIAGLVRSAFPNLSADQAGELIRITADDKYSQSANAPFFEKLGTGRVNAFRALSEESSAKAIRMDNFSYFGRNGQAAFSGDTITLEADFINYLNPITQNGKIIISSSSPNIRVLDSVFDIGEMTTLQQKNNASSPFRFIVNQDAPLDLDVKFRLGFSDTDYSDYQYFSIPINAPYLAIPFNTINFTLTGNGRAAYYDIYNRLGGGVKSNNSQTLQEGGLIIGKSATNVSDNVLTNMSGIVKDDDLKMIDIPRITEKTPFFTKATSEFADTLGAIIPPVGVHVRHTVKGRTNTPHHQYIILEYEFTNISGAVMDSMNVGLYYDWNLGDYTRNFADWDNAREFGYVFGAGTSGYAGIKAISDNKTYFALDFQNVGGDNINVNDGFTSAEKYQSVSTGISRKRAGFNIGGGDVAHTVGTVLHNFGINETRKVTFVVMIAPTLAALRDAHDAAVLATDPLSSISPTPVVNNTLCENTSYTITPQGGTNFRLYDIANTQIPIQSGTSFTLTPADLGRVFYVTNTDSVLEGDYTTLRFSTRTAIADFISPAQLNLDEFNSIRLQDASQNAVSWLWNFGNGQTSTSQNPFITYSSQGSYTVSLTITDIAGCTSTISKVIQAVRKSPKPIISTVSKQSCDDVPIEIRPLANGTNFKFYNTQNQLLATGRSYVVAAKSLDSLYVSNIDSLLESDKVLVKIQWVQLEASFVASPRYDTLLYDNVLFHNTSSSDFFFQSTTWDFGDGSPTQTGVTKRHTYSTQGRYKVKMTVTNDFDCSKTIEKWFYVGKVSPRPSIASSIKVCKGESVTIRPDGGTLFNFYSKLDSLPIAQGREISFNSNSNIPSILYIKGADSLIESDPVSTRLEIVRVIPNFDFPRELYLDEQTTVRFTDNTSGATSWLWNFGDGTTSTERTPSHTYNAQGDYIVTLTVRTPAGCQGTASKSLVVFRHSPRPIVNDLFVCRYDSTTIVPQGGTLYNFYNSATNDQPIHTGRVYNLGFISQPKDIWVTNLDSTLESPAVKVHIDFSRPSSDFEMSAINDTLNIFKQDTLFLEDRSNGAVWWYWNFGNEEIATTQTAQTIYKQEGEYQVILITRDSLGCIDSLSRNLVVIDTPVITGGDSNTDYQILVYPNPASDYLNTYIELETSDEISIKIYNSLGQELMTTSKEQITKKRFVFDVRKFSKGLYYVQVIMSDKVISKKVILE